In the Pseudanabaena sp. PCC 7367 genome, one interval contains:
- a CDS encoding R3H domain-containing nucleic acid-binding protein: MTSVFRKQVTDNIEQLLAILPPHIRENLEQKKQIDDLVEVVLDLGRPPEARYTSAAVYLSDTPVTQADIDACVDRVGEFGGDNRAGIERTLHRISAIRNRRGKVIGLTCRVGRAVYGTSEMIRDLVETGKSILIMGRPGMGKTTALREVARVLADEMDKRVVIIDTSNEIAGDGDIPHPAIGRARRMQVAKPELQHQVMVEAVENHMPEVIIIDEIGTELEALAARTIAERGVQLVGTAHGNKLANLIKNPTLSDLIGGIQSVTLGDDEARRRGTQKSILERKAPPTFEIAIEMGERYRWAVHEDVTSTIDGLLRGREPALQIRALDEVGKLTITNELPKVANLLSNPVATKGWRSSGRMKPLPHHNSAQSYSQKNDLTEVSGGKKNDVVEQFFGGNGEERGARSGKQKLQQVESGSYAASLSDLGNNLSLDEQLAPEAYLAASAQDAPPYDPAERDYLYVYLYGVSRHQAEQVIATLKLPAIVTKDIDSADVVLALRSHVRNNSKIRNLATSRQVPIHAVKSSTISQITRALRRILQIDEPAQVDEHDLQLFAYGDSEDEMEALEEARLAVEQIVIPKGQPVELLPRSPIIRKMQHELVEHYHLKSNSFGNEPNRRLRIYPG; the protein is encoded by the coding sequence ATGACGAGCGTTTTTCGCAAACAGGTCACCGATAACATCGAACAGCTCTTAGCCATCCTGCCACCGCACATTAGAGAGAACCTGGAACAAAAAAAACAAATCGATGATTTAGTCGAGGTGGTCTTAGATTTAGGTAGGCCGCCTGAAGCCAGATACACCAGCGCTGCCGTTTATTTATCCGATACTCCCGTTACCCAGGCAGATATTGATGCCTGCGTCGATCGGGTAGGCGAATTTGGCGGCGACAATCGGGCTGGGATTGAAAGAACCTTGCATCGGATCAGTGCAATTCGCAATCGCCGGGGCAAAGTAATTGGCCTCACCTGCCGGGTTGGTCGGGCTGTGTATGGCACCAGCGAAATGATCCGCGATCTGGTGGAAACTGGCAAATCAATCTTGATTATGGGTCGCCCTGGCATGGGTAAAACCACCGCTTTGCGCGAAGTGGCGCGGGTATTGGCCGATGAAATGGATAAGCGGGTGGTAATTATTGATACCTCCAATGAAATTGCTGGCGATGGTGATATTCCCCATCCGGCGATCGGTCGGGCACGGCGGATGCAGGTGGCCAAACCAGAATTACAGCATCAAGTGATGGTGGAAGCAGTGGAAAACCACATGCCAGAAGTAATCATCATTGATGAAATTGGCACCGAACTGGAAGCCCTGGCGGCGCGTACGATCGCCGAACGAGGGGTGCAATTGGTTGGTACTGCCCACGGCAATAAGTTAGCTAATTTAATCAAAAATCCTACCCTGTCTGATCTAATTGGTGGGATTCAATCGGTTACCCTTGGTGACGACGAAGCCAGACGCAGAGGCACTCAAAAGAGTATTTTGGAGCGCAAAGCACCCCCCACCTTTGAGATTGCGATCGAAATGGGCGAACGTTATCGCTGGGCTGTGCATGAAGATGTGACCAGCACGATCGATGGTCTGTTGCGTGGCCGCGAGCCAGCTTTGCAAATCCGAGCCCTGGATGAAGTAGGCAAGCTGACGATTACCAATGAACTGCCCAAAGTTGCTAACTTGCTATCTAACCCTGTAGCAACCAAGGGGTGGCGATCTTCAGGACGGATGAAACCATTGCCCCACCACAACTCTGCCCAAAGCTATAGCCAGAAAAATGATTTGACCGAGGTGTCAGGCGGCAAGAAGAATGATGTAGTAGAGCAGTTTTTTGGTGGTAATGGTGAGGAACGGGGAGCTAGATCTGGTAAGCAAAAGTTGCAACAGGTTGAGTCTGGTTCCTATGCCGCGTCTCTTAGTGATCTGGGCAATAATTTGAGCCTAGATGAACAGCTAGCTCCGGAAGCATATTTAGCTGCTTCTGCTCAAGATGCCCCGCCCTACGATCCGGCGGAGCGTGACTATCTCTATGTTTATCTCTATGGGGTGAGTCGGCATCAGGCGGAGCAAGTGATCGCCACGCTCAAACTACCGGCGATCGTCACCAAGGACATTGATAGCGCTGATGTGGTTTTGGCGCTTAGATCCCATGTGCGGAATAACTCCAAAATTCGGAATTTGGCCACCAGTCGCCAGGTGCCAATCCATGCGGTCAAAAGTAGCACCATTTCGCAAATTACCAGGGCGTTGCGGCGGATCTTGCAGATTGACGAACCCGCCCAGGTGGATGAGCACGACTTGCAACTCTTTGCCTATGGCGATTCAGAAGACGAGATGGAGGCGCTAGAAGAAGCCCGCTTAGCTGTCGAGCAAATTGTGATTCCCAAGGGACAGCCAGTGGAGTTGCTGCCGCGATCGCCCATTATTCGTAAAATGCAGCATGAATTGGTAGAACACTATCACCTCAAATCCAATAGCTTTGGCAATGAGCCCAACCGCCGCCTGCGCATCTATCCAGGTTAG
- a CDS encoding sodium:proton antiporter encodes MEESFSLTFLIITTIVAGILAQVVAKFLRVPSIVFLLIFGVAVGGNGFGWVQPRDLGLGLEVIVSLSVALILFEGGLNLQLGDLGKVSTSVRNLVSIGTLITLIGGGIAAHYLCEFPWPIAFLYASLVVVTGPTVINPIVKEVGIDRRVGIILEGEGVLIDALGAVLAVVMLNIVLGGELEAFGIVTDLILRLSIGAGIGAAGGWLLSQFLKRSKFVGDDLKSSVVVATVLGLYGLAQMIQSESGLMTAVIAGIVMRAESIPAERSVLKFKGQLTVLTVSVLFILLAANLSIPSVYALGWEGVQTVAVMMLLVRPLNVLVSTWDSTLNWRQKAFLAWCAPRGIVAASVASLFAIVLTERGVNGGDAIKALVFLTIAMTVFLQGLTAGGVANVLKLSASDASGLVVVGANPIGLIIGKLFQSKGERVALIDTSAELCKEAAAQNIPAFVSNGLDTRALADAGLDAIGTFLALTINTDVNLVLAQRAAEEFRTPRVLAVFIKEDNKFKEIQQAFGGRVPIKSWNKYVRQRETRLGEVRLNEQFGNQLAQFNSLYAAGQLLPIAYERKDKLHIVPADITWQTGDRIIYLLYTPKAIAASENKPTENPANNVNNMTVMEAKVETISEESPKDLKPESLNNNMEVAEEEKEQDYLDMAREILKKIR; translated from the coding sequence ATGGAAGAATCCTTCAGTCTTACATTTCTGATTATCACAACCATTGTGGCTGGCATTTTAGCGCAAGTGGTGGCTAAGTTTTTGAGGGTGCCTAGTATTGTATTTCTGCTCATATTTGGTGTAGCAGTTGGGGGGAATGGGTTTGGTTGGGTGCAACCCCGCGATCTGGGGCTGGGGCTGGAAGTAATTGTGTCGCTGTCGGTGGCCTTGATTCTGTTTGAAGGTGGCCTAAATCTGCAACTGGGCGATCTGGGTAAGGTTTCTACTAGTGTCCGCAATCTGGTATCGATCGGCACTTTAATTACGCTGATCGGCGGTGGTATTGCTGCCCATTATCTATGTGAATTTCCCTGGCCGATCGCCTTTCTCTATGCCTCTCTGGTGGTGGTAACTGGCCCTACGGTAATTAATCCGATCGTCAAGGAAGTGGGCATTGATCGGCGGGTTGGCATTATTCTTGAAGGGGAAGGGGTACTGATCGATGCCTTGGGCGCAGTGTTGGCGGTGGTAATGCTCAACATTGTGCTAGGTGGCGAATTAGAAGCCTTTGGCATTGTTACCGATCTGATCCTGCGCCTGAGTATTGGGGCGGGTATTGGCGCGGCGGGTGGTTGGTTGCTCTCGCAATTTTTAAAGCGATCGAAATTTGTAGGCGATGATCTCAAAAGTTCGGTGGTGGTTGCCACTGTGCTGGGATTATATGGCTTGGCGCAAATGATTCAGAGTGAGTCAGGTCTAATGACAGCGGTGATCGCTGGGATTGTGATGCGAGCTGAGTCCATTCCCGCCGAGCGATCGGTGCTTAAATTCAAAGGCCAATTGACCGTATTGACTGTTTCTGTTTTGTTTATTTTGCTGGCGGCCAATCTTTCGATTCCCAGTGTCTATGCGTTGGGGTGGGAAGGGGTGCAAACCGTAGCGGTGATGATGCTTTTGGTGCGCCCCTTGAATGTGCTGGTATCCACCTGGGATAGTACGTTGAATTGGCGGCAGAAGGCTTTCCTGGCCTGGTGTGCGCCCAGGGGGATTGTGGCGGCCTCGGTGGCTTCATTGTTTGCGATCGTGCTGACGGAGCGGGGTGTAAACGGTGGTGATGCGATCAAGGCGCTGGTATTTTTAACCATTGCGATGACCGTATTTTTGCAGGGGTTAACGGCGGGGGGGGTGGCCAATGTGCTCAAGCTTTCTGCCTCTGATGCTTCTGGATTGGTGGTGGTGGGCGCTAATCCGATCGGTTTGATCATTGGCAAGCTGTTCCAAAGTAAGGGCGAGCGAGTTGCCCTAATCGATACCAGTGCGGAACTATGTAAGGAAGCGGCAGCACAAAATATTCCGGCCTTTGTTAGTAATGGCCTGGATACGAGGGCGCTAGCGGATGCTGGATTAGACGCGATCGGCACGTTTTTGGCACTTACAATTAATACTGATGTAAATCTGGTGCTGGCTCAGCGAGCGGCGGAAGAGTTCCGTACCCCCAGGGTGTTGGCGGTTTTTATCAAAGAAGATAACAAATTTAAAGAGATCCAGCAGGCCTTTGGTGGCAGGGTGCCGATCAAGTCCTGGAATAAATATGTGCGCCAGCGCGAAACCCGCCTGGGGGAAGTACGTCTGAATGAGCAATTTGGGAACCAATTGGCACAGTTTAATTCGCTCTATGCGGCTGGCCAACTTTTGCCGATCGCCTATGAGCGTAAAGATAAACTGCACATCGTGCCTGCGGATATAACCTGGCAAACGGGCGATCGGATTATCTATTTGCTCTATACACCCAAGGCGATCGCTGCAAGTGAAAATAAACCTACGGAGAACCCTGCCAATAATGTCAATAATATGACCGTGATGGAAGCCAAGGTGGAAACCATTTCAGAAGAATCGCCAAAGGATCTGAAGCCCGAATCCCTCAATAATAATATGGAGGTGGCCGAGGAAGAGAAGGAGCAGGATTACCTGGACATGGCACGCGAGATTCTTAAAAAGATCAGGTAA
- a CDS encoding Uma2 family endonuclease, whose product MTATLPIAHFSITDYHRMIEAGIIGDRRIELINGLLVEMSPEGVEHTYFEENLAKQLEKALAGKAYVRENKPITLADSEPEPDIAVVKLPRSQYLQHHPFAEHILLVVEVAKSSLPYDRTIKKELYAQANIPEYWLVDLQNRRVMVWRSPQGKTYQTELECNLADLLSMAAFPKLSITVASIFAD is encoded by the coding sequence ATGACTGCTACTCTGCCGATCGCTCATTTTTCAATCACTGACTATCATCGCATGATTGAGGCGGGGATTATTGGCGATCGCCGAATCGAGTTGATTAATGGCCTACTTGTTGAAATGTCCCCAGAAGGTGTTGAGCATACTTATTTTGAAGAGAATCTGGCTAAGCAACTGGAAAAAGCACTAGCAGGCAAGGCATATGTACGGGAAAACAAGCCTATTACTCTAGCTGATTCAGAGCCAGAGCCTGATATCGCAGTAGTGAAGTTACCGCGATCGCAATACCTACAACATCATCCTTTTGCTGAGCATATCTTGCTGGTAGTTGAAGTGGCTAAATCTAGCCTGCCATACGATCGCACGATCAAGAAAGAACTCTATGCCCAGGCCAATATTCCTGAATACTGGCTGGTGGATCTGCAAAACCGCCGGGTGATGGTGTGGCGATCGCCGCAGGGCAAAACATATCAAACCGAACTTGAGTGTAATTTAGCTGATTTGCTTTCTATGGCTGCGTTCCCGAAGCTAAGCATTACGGTGGCGAGTATTTTTGCTGATTAG
- a CDS encoding prephenate dehydrogenase/arogenate dehydrogenase family protein, whose product MNIGIIGLGLIGGSLGLDLRSQGHYVWGVSRKQETCKRAVADGAIDAASQNLDLIPYLHDTDIVFICTPIQAILPTLAELRDKLAPRTIVADVGSVKAAIVNQAAKMWPLFVGCHPMAGTQFSGIAAAERNLFQGRPCVITDPELSDLDPDPAIEMPSQDDRTSINQPSQEEQSQAKQEQDLLNLGISYQDAKAKVKSLWQSIGAAVIECSPADHDRAVAWISHLPVITSASLIMACGKEPKKDISELAKQLASSGFRDTSRVGGGNPELGRLMAEYNRDALLYCLQAYQQNLQLLIDQIQAQQWPELEANLSHTQQERLFYI is encoded by the coding sequence ATGAACATAGGCATCATTGGCTTGGGGTTGATTGGTGGCTCTTTGGGGCTAGATTTACGATCGCAAGGTCATTATGTGTGGGGGGTAAGCCGCAAGCAGGAAACATGTAAACGTGCTGTCGCCGACGGGGCGATCGATGCCGCCAGTCAGAATCTAGACTTAATTCCTTATCTCCACGACACCGATATAGTTTTTATTTGTACGCCGATTCAGGCGATCTTACCAACCCTGGCGGAGCTAAGGGACAAGCTGGCACCACGCACGATCGTGGCTGATGTGGGCTCAGTGAAGGCAGCGATCGTCAATCAAGCGGCTAAAATGTGGCCTTTGTTTGTGGGGTGTCATCCGATGGCTGGCACTCAGTTCAGTGGCATTGCCGCAGCGGAGCGGAATTTGTTCCAAGGCCGCCCCTGTGTAATTACTGATCCTGAGCTATCTGATCTTGATCCAGATCCAGCAATAGAAATGCCAAGCCAAGACGATCGCACTAGCATCAATCAGCCAAGCCAGGAAGAACAGAGCCAAGCTAAGCAAGAACAAGATCTGCTGAATTTGGGCATTAGTTATCAGGATGCCAAAGCCAAGGTGAAATCGCTCTGGCAATCGATCGGCGCGGCGGTAATAGAATGTAGCCCTGCTGACCACGATCGAGCCGTGGCCTGGATCAGTCATTTGCCAGTGATTACCAGCGCCAGTTTGATCATGGCCTGCGGTAAAGAGCCTAAAAAAGACATTAGTGAATTAGCTAAGCAGCTTGCCAGTTCAGGGTTTCGAGACACTAGCCGGGTAGGCGGTGGCAATCCCGAACTAGGGCGCTTAATGGCAGAATATAACCGCGATGCATTGCTCTATTGTTTGCAAGCATATCAACAAAATTTGCAGCTTTTGATCGATCAAATTCAAGCTCAGCAATGGCCAGAACTAGAAGCTAATTTGTCCCATACCCAGCAAGAACGTTTGTTTTACATTTAA
- the rpmB gene encoding 50S ribosomal protein L28 has translation MGRTCQLTKKKANNANSICFSHKAHKRLQHVNLQWKRVWWPEGNRYVKLRLSTKAIKTLQKKSLNTFAKEAGLDLSKL, from the coding sequence ATGGGTCGCACCTGTCAATTAACCAAGAAAAAAGCCAATAACGCTAACTCGATCTGCTTTTCGCACAAAGCCCATAAGCGACTCCAGCATGTCAACTTGCAGTGGAAGCGGGTTTGGTGGCCAGAGGGCAATCGCTATGTAAAATTGCGTCTTTCTACTAAAGCCATTAAAACGCTTCAGAAAAAGAGCCTCAACACCTTTGCCAAAGAAGCTGGTCTGGATTTGAGCAAGCTGTAG
- a CDS encoding histidine phosphatase family protein, with the protein MNVVEDRPLNTRIVLVRHGESNFNQASKVQGRGFLDQPDRQSVLSEKGQTQAQLAGEALASLSFDAVYCSPLVRAKQTAEIITKAAGCQLQPHAVMNLCEIDLPDWEMMTYGEVQAKFPEEYELWHHAPHQLMMQGKYPVAELFKQAQTLWQEILPQHQSKGQTILLVGHSGINRSLLSTALGLEPAYYHYWQQTNCGISVLNVGGDRSAAYLQKCFAGHAQLEVQLESVNITSHLSSLTKSALTPYKKEHVGPRILLVRHGETNWNRDKRFQGQIDIPLNQRGEEQAQLVAKFLETEQIDLAFSSTLSRPKQTADAILTSHNHVPITLIDDLKEISHGKWEGKLEAEIEAGFPGELQRWKDMPQDVQMPEGENLQDVWQRAEAAWQQIVETTPPGKVALVSAHDAVNKALLCELFDLPPAFFWAFKQGNGGVSVIDYTSGKDGHPTLMALNITTHLSDSILDKTAAGAL; encoded by the coding sequence GTGAACGTAGTTGAGGATAGACCCCTGAATACTCGAATTGTTTTAGTGCGTCACGGCGAAAGCAACTTTAATCAAGCCAGCAAGGTACAAGGTCGTGGCTTCCTGGATCAACCCGATCGCCAATCGGTTTTGTCTGAAAAGGGCCAAACCCAGGCGCAATTGGCAGGAGAAGCCCTTGCTTCCCTCAGTTTTGATGCGGTGTATTGTTCACCGTTGGTGCGAGCCAAACAAACTGCCGAAATCATTACCAAAGCAGCAGGCTGTCAGCTCCAACCCCATGCCGTGATGAACCTGTGTGAGATCGATTTGCCCGATTGGGAAATGATGACCTATGGGGAGGTGCAAGCCAAGTTCCCAGAAGAATATGAGCTTTGGCACCATGCTCCCCACCAGCTCATGATGCAGGGTAAATATCCCGTCGCCGAGCTATTCAAACAGGCGCAGACACTCTGGCAAGAGATTTTGCCCCAACACCAAAGCAAAGGCCAAACTATTTTGCTAGTTGGTCACAGTGGTATCAATCGCTCTTTGCTTTCCACTGCTCTAGGTCTGGAGCCAGCCTATTATCACTACTGGCAACAAACCAACTGCGGCATCAGTGTATTGAATGTTGGGGGCGATCGCTCTGCGGCCTATTTACAAAAGTGTTTTGCTGGCCATGCCCAATTAGAAGTGCAATTGGAGTCGGTGAATATTACCAGCCATCTCAGTTCCCTGACCAAAAGCGCGCTTACGCCCTATAAAAAAGAGCACGTGGGACCACGCATTTTGCTGGTCAGGCATGGTGAAACCAATTGGAATCGGGACAAACGGTTCCAAGGGCAGATCGATATCCCCCTCAATCAGCGCGGCGAAGAACAGGCGCAGCTTGTGGCTAAGTTCTTAGAAACAGAACAAATTGATCTGGCCTTTAGCAGTACCCTGTCACGACCCAAACAAACCGCCGATGCGATCCTGACCAGCCATAACCATGTGCCAATTACTTTGATCGATGATCTCAAGGAAATTTCCCACGGCAAATGGGAGGGCAAACTAGAGGCAGAGATCGAAGCCGGTTTTCCTGGCGAGCTACAACGCTGGAAAGACATGCCCCAGGATGTACAAATGCCGGAGGGCGAGAACCTCCAGGATGTGTGGCAACGGGCGGAAGCCGCATGGCAACAGATTGTCGAGACTACACCACCTGGCAAGGTAGCGCTGGTTTCTGCCCATGATGCGGTTAATAAAGCCCTGTTATGTGAATTATTTGATCTGCCACCTGCCTTTTTCTGGGCATTCAAGCAGGGCAATGGTGGGGTGAGCGTGATCGACTACACCAGCGGTAAGGATGGTCACCCGACGCTGATGGCGCTGAACATTACCACCCATTTATCGGACAGCATTCTGGACAAGACTGCGGCTGGTGCGCTTTAG
- a CDS encoding Rne/Rng family ribonuclease: protein MPKQIIIAEQHRIAAVFSEDRIEEIVVATGTHQVGDIYMGAVENILTSIDAAFVNIGESDRNGFIHITDLGPLRVRRSSGSISDLLSPQQRVLVQIMKEPTGNKGPRLTGNISMPGRYVVLMPYGRGVNLSRRIRNEGERSRLRALAILIKPAGMGLLVRTEAEGVSEDAIIEDLENLQRQWQTIQQEAPSGRTPRLLNRDSDFIQKVLRDLYTNDVNRIVADTNDGLKRVKQHLLNWSEGKIPNQISLDHHRESTPILEFFRVNAAIREALRPRVDLPSGGYIIIEPTEALTVIDVNSGSFTRSQTSRETVLWTNCEAAEEIARQMRLRNIAGVIIVDFIDMDSRKDQIQLLEAFNKAIHADKSRPQIAQLTELGLVELTRKRQGQSIYELFGHSCPTCSGLGLLAHLPGEKTLQPAETIPRLDKTIQLDLGDRDRGLGGGTEANLVSHPSYQEARGNGGSRRRRRSSKDSDKSSSSSSNRDRDREQSNKVIPAPSKNNDKPVVVSSNPNNDSPEPQTTRLSNVSKSESSASKSKQEQKKTEPIVVEMTVEEQEIYAHMGISPVVLLDDSAKDVRNAMVMVALPGMAQQVKETQDQQKAASNGNGNSGSNSGGKRRRSSASNSKRNTPETVNSAPIKDVKDSDRSNAAESAPVEAAVVSKAKPQLENQTEMQTGESTDEASNSDAQPIQSPAASRRRRRTSTSK from the coding sequence ATGCCCAAGCAAATAATTATTGCCGAGCAGCATAGGATTGCTGCTGTGTTTAGTGAGGATCGCATTGAAGAAATTGTTGTTGCCACCGGCACCCATCAGGTTGGGGATATCTACATGGGGGCGGTGGAAAATATTCTCACTAGTATTGATGCCGCGTTTGTAAATATTGGTGAGAGCGATCGCAACGGTTTTATTCATATCACCGACCTGGGCCCACTGCGGGTCAGGCGATCGTCTGGCTCCATTTCCGATCTGCTCTCGCCCCAACAGCGGGTATTGGTGCAGATCATGAAAGAGCCCACCGGTAACAAAGGCCCGCGCCTGACTGGTAATATTTCGATGCCCGGTCGCTATGTGGTGCTGATGCCCTATGGCCGAGGTGTTAATCTTTCGCGCCGGATTAGGAATGAAGGAGAGCGATCGCGGCTGCGGGCTCTGGCAATTTTGATCAAGCCGGCGGGCATGGGTTTGCTGGTGCGTACCGAAGCGGAAGGGGTGAGCGAAGATGCGATCATTGAGGATTTAGAAAACCTGCAACGGCAGTGGCAGACAATTCAGCAGGAGGCTCCGTCTGGGCGTACGCCACGGCTACTCAACCGCGACAGCGACTTTATTCAAAAGGTATTGCGCGATCTTTATACCAACGATGTAAATCGAATTGTGGCCGACACCAACGATGGCCTCAAGCGGGTAAAACAGCATTTGCTCAACTGGTCAGAGGGCAAGATCCCCAACCAGATTTCGCTCGATCATCACCGCGAAAGCACGCCGATCTTGGAGTTTTTCCGGGTTAATGCGGCGATCCGTGAAGCGCTTCGACCCAGAGTCGATCTGCCCTCCGGTGGCTATATTATTATCGAACCCACCGAAGCCTTGACCGTCATTGACGTAAACTCTGGCTCGTTTACCCGATCGCAAACCTCACGGGAAACAGTGCTGTGGACGAACTGCGAAGCGGCAGAAGAGATCGCCCGCCAGATGCGATTGCGCAATATTGCTGGGGTGATTATTGTGGACTTCATTGACATGGATTCGCGCAAGGATCAAATCCAACTGTTGGAAGCCTTTAATAAAGCGATCCATGCGGATAAATCCCGGCCTCAGATCGCCCAATTAACTGAGCTGGGTCTGGTGGAGTTGACCCGTAAACGCCAGGGACAAAGTATTTATGAATTATTTGGTCATTCCTGTCCCACCTGTAGTGGTCTGGGGCTGCTGGCACACTTACCGGGTGAGAAAACCCTGCAGCCAGCCGAGACTATCCCGCGCCTGGATAAAACCATTCAACTGGATTTGGGCGATCGTGACCGAGGTCTAGGTGGTGGTACTGAGGCTAACTTAGTCAGCCACCCCAGCTATCAAGAGGCACGCGGTAATGGCGGCTCCAGACGCAGACGGCGATCGAGCAAGGATAGCGACAAATCGAGTAGTAGCTCGTCTAATCGGGATCGAGATCGGGAGCAATCGAATAAGGTAATTCCTGCGCCCAGCAAGAATAACGATAAGCCTGTGGTGGTTAGCAGTAATCCTAATAACGACAGTCCTGAACCCCAGACCACCCGTTTAAGTAATGTAAGTAAGAGTGAGTCTAGCGCCAGTAAGTCAAAGCAGGAGCAGAAAAAAACAGAGCCGATCGTGGTGGAAATGACAGTCGAAGAGCAGGAAATCTATGCTCATATGGGTATTTCACCTGTAGTGCTATTGGATGATTCGGCCAAAGATGTCCGCAATGCCATGGTGATGGTGGCTTTGCCCGGTATGGCGCAACAGGTCAAAGAAACCCAAGACCAGCAGAAAGCTGCTAGCAACGGCAATGGTAATTCTGGCAGTAACTCTGGTGGCAAGCGACGACGGAGTAGCGCTAGCAACAGTAAACGGAATACGCCAGAAACTGTAAATTCTGCTCCCATCAAGGATGTGAAGGATAGCGATCGCTCTAATGCTGCTGAATCTGCCCCTGTGGAGGCGGCGGTGGTAAGTAAAGCTAAGCCCCAGCTAGAAAACCAGACCGAAATGCAGACAGGAGAAAGCACCGACGAAGCAAGCAATTCTGATGCTCAACCAATCCAATCCCCAGCGGCATCCCGTCGTCGTCGTCGCACCTCTACTAGTAAATAG